In a single window of the Antennarius striatus isolate MH-2024 chromosome 3, ASM4005453v1, whole genome shotgun sequence genome:
- the arsk gene encoding arylsulfatase K, producing the protein MKPLALIFLLFGQSLPQSETKPNILMVMSDAFDGRLTYEPGNKVVRLPYVNYLRELGATFLNAYTNSPICCPSRAAMWSGKFVHLTQSWNNYKCLDANATTWMNLLEENGYLTERIGKLDYTSGDHSVSNRVEAWTRDVPFLLRQEGRPVAELVGNVSTVRIQETDWKNTDKAVKWIRQRAASSHQPFALYLGLNLPHPYSNKTLDTTAGGFTFRTSPYWLKKVSSEVITIPKWLPMSAMHPVDHYSTFTKNCSGPFTTEEVRNIRAFYYAMCAETDLMLGYVITALRDTNLLNNTVVIFTADHGELAMEHRQFYKMSMFEGSSRVPLLVMGPGLKSGLQVEQLVSLVDLFPTMLDIAGISAVGNLSGDSLLPLLSKDGAVSEKQRSDWVLSEYHGCNANASTYMLRHGQWKYIAYADGLSLPPQLFDLNLDKDELHNVVYKFPEEVVDLDRLLRRIVDYPKVSTAVHLYNKEAFAAWRSSLGRNYSQVIANLRWHEDWQKDTLANERAINKWLYGTV; encoded by the exons atGAAACCGCTGGCTTTGATTTTCCTGTTGTTTGGTCAAAGTTTGCCTCAAAgtgaaaccaaaccaaacatttTGATGGTGATGAGTGACGCTTTT GATGGGCGATTAACCTATGAACCTGGTAACAAAGTTGTCCGCCTGCCTTATGTGAACTACCTGAGGGAGCTTGGTGCCACATTTCTCAATGCTTACACCAACTCACCCATCTGTTGCCCCTCAAGGGCAG CGATGTGGAGCGGGAAGTTCGTCCACCTCACTCAGTCGTGGAACAACTACAAGTGTCTCGATGCCAACGCAACCACATGGATGAATCTGCTGGAGGAGAATGGGTATCTAACTGAGAGGATTGGCAAGCTGGACTACACCTCAGGGGACCACTCTGTCAG CAACAGAGTTGAGGCCTGGACACGAGATGTTCCCTTCTTACTGCGCCAAGAGGGCAGGCCTGTTGCGGAGCTGGTTGGTAACGTGTCAACAGTAAGAATTCAGGAAACAGACTGGAAAAATACCGACAAAGCAGTCAAATGGATCCGCCAGAGAGCTGCCTCCTCTCACCAGCCCTTTGCTCTCTATCTTGGCCTCAACTTGCCTCACCCATACTCAAATAAAACTCTGGATACCACCGCAGGAGGATTTACCTTCCGTACCTCACCCTACTGGCTAAAAAAG GTGTCTTCTGAGGTCATCACAATCCCTAAATGGCTGCCCATGTCCGCCATGCATCCTGTTGACCATTACTCCACCTTTACCAAAAACTGCAGCGGGCCTTTCACCACAGAGGAAGTCAGAAACATACGGGCCTTCTATTATGCCATGTGTGCGGAAACTGATCTCATGCTTG GTTACGTGATCACAGCTCTGAGAGACACAAACCTGCTGAACAACACTGTGGTGATATTTACAGCTGATCACGGAGAGTTAGCCATGGAGCACCGGCAGTTCTATAAGATGTCCATGTTTGAAGGCAGTTCCCGGGTTCCTCTGCTCGTCATGGGACCCGGGCTGAAGTCCGGCCTGCAGGTGGAGCAGCTTGTATCTTTGGTTGATCTCTTTCCAACCATGCTGG ACATTGCCGGTATTTCAGCCGTAGGTAACCTCAGTGGTGACTCACTCCTTCCTCTGCTGTCCAAAGATGGCGCAGTCTCCGAGAAGCAGCGTTCAGACTGGGTTCTGAGTGAATATCACGGGTGTAATGCCAATGCATCTACTTACATGCTTAGACATGGCCAATGGAAATACATTGCCTATGCAGATGGCCTCAGTTTACCTCCACAGCTTTTTG ACCTAAACCTGGACAAGGATGAACTTCATAATGTTGTTTACAAGTTCCCAGAAGAGGTGGTAGACCTGGACAGGCTATTGCGTCGGATCGTGGACTATCCAAAAGTCTCCACAGCTGTCCATCTCTACAATAAAGAAGCATTTGCTGCCTGGCGCAGCAGTCTGGGCAGAAACTACAGCCAGGTCATCGCTAACCTCAGATGGCATGAGGATTGGCAAAAAGACACGTTAGCCAATGAGAGAGCTATTAACAAGTGGCTCTATGGCACtgtatga
- the arrdc3a gene encoding arrestin domain-containing protein 3a gives MVLGKVKSFTVSYDCLNDSNVPVFSSGDCVSGRVTIEVTGEIRVKSLKIHAKGFAKVRWTESRNAGSNTAYTQNYTEEVEYLNHRDILIGHERDDDNSEEGLTTIHSGRHEYAFSLELPQTPLATSFEGKHGSVRYWVKAELHRPWLLPMKTKKEFTVFEHIDINTPLLLSPQAGTKDKTLCCWFCTSGPISLSAKIERKGYTPGESIQIFAEIENCSSRMVVPKAAIYQTQTFYAKGKMKEVKQLVANLRGESLSSGKTETWSGKMLKIPPVSPSILDCSIIRVEYSLMVYVDIPGAINLSLNLPLVIGTIPLHPFGSRTSSVSSQCSISWLGMGLPERPEAPPSYAEIVTEEQRRSSLDVPASREELDGPLFAYIHEFRFQPPPLYSEIDPNPDHVSRTEERRLDACPSR, from the exons ATGGTGCTAGGGAAGGTAAAGAGCTTCACAGTGAGCTACGACTGTCTCAATGACAGCAACGTCCCCGTCTTCTCCAGCGGGGACTGCGTCTCAGGGAGGGTGACCATCGAAGTCACCGGAGAAATCCGCGTGAAATCTCTCAAAATCCACGCCAAAGGATTTGCAAAAGTTCGTTGGACTGAATCGAGAAATGCTGGATCCAACACTGCCTACACGCAAAACTACACAGAAGAAGTGGAATATCTGAATCACAGAGATATTTTAATCGGACATGAGAGAG ACGATGACAACTCAGAGGAAGGACTCACCACTATTCATTCAGGAAGACATGAGTATGCATTCAGCCTCGAGCTTCCACAGAC ACCTCTGGCTACCTCTTTCGAAGGGAAGCATGGCAGCGTGCGCTATTGGGTGAAGGCGGAACTCCACAGGCCTTGGCTCCTGCCCATGAAGACCAAGAAGGAATTTACAGTCTTTGAGCACATTGACATCAACACTCCATTATTGCTG tcaCCACAGGCCGGCACAAAAGACAAAACGCTTTGCTGTTGGTTCTGCACCTCAGGTCCTATTTCCCTAAGTGCCAAAATTGAAAGGAAGGGATACACCCCAG GAGAGTCGATCCAGATCTTCGCAGAGATCGAGAACTGCTCGTCCCGCATGGTGGTGCCGAAGGCGGCCATCTACCAGACCCAGACATTCTACGCCAAAGGGAAGATGAAGGAGGTCAAACAGCTGGTGGCTAACCTGCGGGGAGAGTCGCTGTCGTCGGGCAAAACTGAAACCTGGAGCGGCAAGATGCTGAAGATCCCAcccgtctctccctccatcctggACTGCAGCATCATCAGGGTGGAGTACTCCCTCATG GTATACGTAGACATACCCGGGGCAATAAACCTGTCCTTGAACCTGCCCCTGGTCATCGGAACAATCCCTCTTCATCCCTTTGGCTCCCGTACCTCCAGCGTCAGCAGCCAGTGCAGCATTAGCTGGCTGGGCATGGGTCTGCCAGAGAGGCCAGAAg CTCCACCTAGCTATGCAGAAATCGTGACGGAAGAGCAGAGGCGGAGCAGTCTGGACGTACCGGCGTCCCGAGAAGAGCTGGACGGACCTCTTTTCGCTTACATTCACGAGTTCCGCTTCCAGCCTCCACCTCTGTACTCCGAG ATCGATCCTAATCCCGATCACGTCAGCCGCACAGAGGAGCGCAGACTCGACGCCTGTCCATCTCGCTGA